AAGAGGAGCATTGCAAGGAAGATACTGAACGAAGAGAGCAGGGAAAAAATCGTAAGGAGCTTCGTGGAGAAGGGTCTGCTCGCGGCATTCCCCAGTGGCGTGGGATACAAAACCCTCATAAGGCTCTTCTCGATATCGGGCACATTCTCAAAGGCCTACTTCGACGGGCGCGTTACCGTGGACGTTAAAAGAATCCTTCGCCTCCCCTCGAGCCTGCACTCAAAGGTAGGGCTCATCGCCACATACATCGGTCCCGATGAGAGAAAGCTTGAGAAATTCAACCCCTTCAACGATGCAGTTCCAGAGTTCAGGAAGGAGGAAGTGAGGGAAGCCTACGAGGAGTGGGAGAGCTCGCAATGAAACCGAGGGGAAAAGTTAAGATAGCGGTTGCAATGCTAATATGGGGAAGCGTTGGCATATTCGGCAGGTTCTCCGGACTTTCCGGGTTAGGAGTCGCTTTCTTCAGGGTCTCTCTCGGGGCACTCGCAATGCTTCTTATATTAGCAGTCAGGAGAAAGCTTGGAAAAACCCTCAGAGCCTTTAGGCCAAACGTTCTGCCTTTAGTGGCGCTCGGGACGGCTTTGGCCTTGAACTGGGTTTTCCTCTTTACGGCCTTCAACTACACGACGATAGCGAACGCGGTTTTGGTTTACTACACCGCTCCTGTTTTAGCGACGCTCATTTCGTGGCGCTTTCTCGGGGAGAGGCTCAACAAGAGAAACGTGATAAGCCTGGGAACTGCCTTCTTGGGCCTCCTCCTCATAGCGTCTTCCCAGAGGGTTAGCCTCTCAGATAGGGACTTCATCGGGGTGGTGTTTGCTTTTCTGGGGGCAATATTCTACGCCCTGATTCCGAACATTGGAAGGTTCCTTCGCGAGGTTAATGGTGAAAGCCTGACATTCCTCCAGCTCGCGATAGCCACCCTAGTCTTATCGCCTTTCATGGCTGTGGAAAAAGCCGGAAATCCAGTATGGTGGGCAATTGGGGTTCTCGTATTAGTCCACACAGTTCTTGCCCTCTACCTCTACATGGACGGGCTCAAAGTGGTAGAAGTGAAAGATGCATCCCTGCTGAGTTATCTGGACCCTCTGAGCGCTATTTTATACGCGTTTCTGGTCTTTGGAGAGGTGCCCGGGTTGAGAACTGTAGTGGGAGGCGCGCTAATACTTCTAGCTTCCGCTTTGGACGTTTTGAGAAGGTGAGGCAAGGGGGTCGTAGCCCGCCTTCTGTATTAAGGGGGCATTCGACTGAGCGGCCTACCACGGGGCTCGCACCGGGAACTCATCGCCCCCTCCTCGGCCTTGCACCCCGCGGGACGGCCGTTTCACCGCATCCCCCGGGATTGTCTGCGGGTTAGCTCGGTGCCCGTCGCCGGGCCCTTCTCCGCTTTCATCCACATCCCCCGGGGGCCGTGTCGTTTCTGCGCCGTTGCCCTCCCTCTCGGGAGGTGCCTTACGGCACCGCGGCCCCGGTGCGGTGGGCGGAACTTCCTCGGGAGGACCCCGAGGGCCCCCGACCCCCTCGCCAAAAAAGAGTATAGAAGGAGGAATAAAAAGGTTTGGTTCACCTTTTCTTGGGTAATGAGTCCCTCTCCTGGAACTTCGGGGGCTTCGGTCTCTTGAACCTGCCAAGGGGTGACTGACGTTTCGGGCCCTTTCTGGTTCTCCGTTCCTTTGGACGGTTCTGGTAGTAGAGAAGGATTGTAAGAGCTATGAGGAACAGTCCCACAACGGGCCACCAGGAGAAGCCGCCGCTTGCGTTTTCGGTTGTGGTTGTCATGTTCAAAGAAGTAGTAGTTGGGGTCTCGGTCTCTGTAGGTGAAGGCTTAGGCTTAGGTGCAGGAACCCAGAGACTACCTTCTTTAACACTCGTCCTGCCGAGGGCATTCAGCTTGAAGGAGTAGGTAACGTTTGTCCCCGTTGGAACAGTGAACGTGAAGGAAAGCCCCTTTTTGCCCGGAGGAATCGTAACGTCGAGGACATCAGAATAGAGGGAAGTCCCGTTGGCCAGAACCCTGTATTCAAGCGTCCCGCTAACTGTCTGGGGAGTCGGGTTGAGGAGCAACACTCTGAGCTCAAGGGTTGAGTTGATTAACTTCGAACCCAGTGAGGCTATAGAGGGTGGGGCATAGACTGTATAACTAACCGTTTCGTTTCCCGCGGAGCGACCATGCACGGAGAGACTTATAACCGTCGAAACTTTACCGGGTTTGGAAGTGGAGAGGAAAATAGAAACAACATCAGTCCCGGGTGAAAGCTCTAAAGTCCTCGTGCTCGTCGAGAAGATTTCGCTTCCATTCAAGAGAGAAACCCAGGAGAGAGTTGCACTAACCTTTCTCTCAGAAATTACAGTAACGTATGCCACGAGGGTGTCGTTAAGCAAAGCACTCTCTTTCTCGACAGAGACACCGACGAGTCTAACTCCCAACGATACCGTCAGTTTTTTTGTGTAGACGTAACTCTGGTCACCATAAGAAAGGCGATAAACGAGCGTATAGTTGCCTTCTGGATAGCCCCACTTAACCGGAAGGGAAAGCTTTATCAGGGTATCCCCCGGAGGAACGGTGACGTTTTTAGAAACAACGGAATACTCTTTTCCATTATTCCTAAGCGCCGAAAAAACCCCGACGGTGACATTGAAGTGTCCGATGTTAACAATGTGGGAATAGACTGTAACGTTCTCCCCGAGAAAAACGTTCGGGACGTCGCCTCTCCCGGGAACGTAGTAGTAGGCACTCGTAAACGTCAGGGGAGATGCAAGGACTTCAACGGGAACCTTGGCCTTCAGTATGTAGACTTCTCCAGAGTAAGTCGCTATAAAGCGGAGGTAGAGAGTATAATTACCCGGTAGAACGTTTTTCGCAACGGTCAAATTGTATTCAACAACCTTAGACTGACCCCTTCCCCAGCTGGGGAAAACCTTTGGAAACATGGTGAAATTGAATCCATCAACACGGTTTCCTTGGGAATCTTCAACCCAGAACGTCTGAAAACTAACAACGGAATAAACAACACCTGCATTGTTGGTGAGTGTTAGAGTTCCTTCACTGTAATCACCGGGCACAACCGTTATAGAGCCGGTAACCGAGATTGTCCCAAACTGGGCACTTGCAAAGGGAAGGAACATCAAGGTTAGCATGAGGACAATAAGCAAAGCTCTCTTCACAATCACCACCCAGAATAATAGGGGGTTTTTGAATTTAAATTTACCCTATGATGGCGAGGTATAGAAGAACCCCTCCTGAGATAGCTATGGAAACCGAGAACAGGATGTAAAGACGATAGAGTCGCAGTCCCG
This genomic window from Thermococcus sp. contains:
- a CDS encoding DMT family transporter, translating into MGELAMKPRGKVKIAVAMLIWGSVGIFGRFSGLSGLGVAFFRVSLGALAMLLILAVRRKLGKTLRAFRPNVLPLVALGTALALNWVFLFTAFNYTTIANAVLVYYTAPVLATLISWRFLGERLNKRNVISLGTAFLGLLLIASSQRVSLSDRDFIGVVFAFLGAIFYALIPNIGRFLREVNGESLTFLQLAIATLVLSPFMAVEKAGNPVWWAIGVLVLVHTVLALYLYMDGLKVVEVKDASLLSYLDPLSAILYAFLVFGEVPGLRTVVGGALILLASALDVLRR